The genomic segment GGTCCACGTCCGGCCCCGCTCCCCGGCGGGGACTTCGTCAAGCGACTTCGTCAAGCGGCTAAACTAAGCAGGCTCGCGCGGTGCGATCCGCTGTGGAGGGCATCGATATCGTGAGCGCGCACAGCGAGCGCGGGCGGAGGATTCAGTGAGCGGACCCAGCGGACCGGCGCAGGCCACACCCCATACGAGCAGCAGATCCGCCGTACTCGACGTGATCCGGGCCGCGGGCACCATCAGCCGGGTCGGACTGGTGCGGGCCACCGGCTTCACCGGGGCCACGATCTCCACCGTCGTCCGCCGCCTCATCGACGACGGGCTGGTGGTGGAGACCGGCCGGGCCGAGTCCACCGGGGGCAAGCCGCGGGTGCTCCTCCAGCTCAACCAGTCCTCGCGGTACGCGGTCGGCGTCCACCTCGACCAGGCCGGCATCACCTACGTCCTGACGAACCTCGGCGGCTCGGTCGTCGCCCGCATGTCCCGCGCCGGGGTCGGCGCCGAGGACCCGCCCGTGGTCGTCGAACGGATGGCCCGGGAGGTCGACGCGCTGATCGACGGCGTCGGCGTCGAACGCGGCCGGGTACTGGGCCTCGGCCTCGTCTCCCCCGGCCCGCTCACCCCCACCAGCGGGATGCGGCTCACTCCGCCCGCCATGCGGCCCTGGGAGGACTACCCCCTCGACCGCGCCCTGGAGAAGGCCACCGGGCTGCCCGTCGTCCTCGACAACGACGCCACCGCGGCGGCGCTCGGCGAGCACTGGTCCGGAGTCGTCGGCGGCACCTCCACCTTCGCCGCCCTCTACATGGGCACCGGCATCGGCGCCGGGCTGCTCATCAACGGCCTCGCCTACCGCGGTGCCAGCGGCAACGCGGGCGAGATCGGCCACATCTGCCTCGACGTGGAGGGGCCGGAGTGCTGGTGCGGGGCACGCGGCTGCACGGAGGTGATGGCCGGGCCGGCCTCCGTCGTCGCCGCCGCCCGGGCGGACGCCCACCTCGCGCGGGTCACCGGGCTGACCGGCGAGAACGGCGCGAAGGGCGCCCGTCCGTCGGTGGTCGCGGAGTTCGCGGCGGTCGCCCGGGCCGCGCGCGGCGGTGAGCCGGCGGCCCGTGCGCTGCTGGAGCGGTCGGCGCGCTATCTGGCGGTGGCGGCCCGCACCCTGGCCAATGTGATGGACCTCGAACTGCTGGTGCTCACCGGGCCGAGCCTGGCGATCGCGGGCGCCACGTATCTCCCGGTCGTCCAGGAGGAGCTGGACCGCTCCTTCTTCTCCCGCGCCACCCATTCCGTCGCCGTACGGCTGTCCACCTCGGCGGCCACGGCACCGGCCATCGGGGCGGCGACCATGGTGCTGCAGACCGAACTGGTTCCGCTGCGGCAGGGGTTGCGCCTCCCGGACAACCTCTCCGACGCGGAGCCGGGGCGGGCCCGGGCGGCGGGGACGGCGGGGACGTAGCGGGGCGCGGCGGTTCGCGCTCCCGCGGGCCGCCGGCCGGGCTGCTGCGGGCGAACGGCGTCCGTGCGCACCGTTTGTGCAGCGTTTACCGGCCCGGCGGCGCACACCGGGGCCCCGCGGCGGGCGTGCCCGGCGCGCGGCGTCCTGCGGGGCGGCCGGCTCGCACGCCCGTACGCCCGTACGCCCGTGCACTCGGCGTCAGGCCGCCTCCTCCGTGCCGAGGAGCTCCGGGCCGAGGGCGTCGCGCAGCCGGAGCAGACCACGGCGGACATGGCTCTTCACGGTGCCGAGCGGCAGCCCGGTGCGGACCGCTATCTGGGCCTGGGTGAGGTCGTCGTAGAACGCCAGGCGCAGCACCAGGCGCTGTGCGGCCGGGAGCCGTTCCAGTTCGTGGTGGACGAGCACGCGATCGATCACCGCTTCCGGGCGGGCCGCGGCACCGGGGAAACCGGACCGGACCGTTCCCGCGGCCGCGGCCAGTTCCGCACGCCGCGTGCGGTGCGCCAGCGCGTCGGCGACCTTGAACCGGGTGATGCCCGTCAGCCAGCCCGGCAGGGACCCGCGCTCCGGCCGGTAGCCCGCACGGCCCCGCCAGGCCGCGATGAAGACCTGCTGCGTGACGTCCTC from the Streptomyces xinghaiensis S187 genome contains:
- a CDS encoding sigma-70 family RNA polymerase sigma factor; the encoded protein is MTEQHTAPRSVPAPPHGTPVPRTRDELRRPEQLSDEEVATGLAAGDEHCLAAAHHRWGPLVHTLARRALGDEREAEDVTQQVFIAAWRGRAGYRPERGSLPGWLTGITRFKVADALAHRTRRAELAAAAGTVRSGFPGAAARPEAVIDRVLVHHELERLPAAQRLVLRLAFYDDLTQAQIAVRTGLPLGTVKSHVRRGLLRLRDALGPELLGTEEAA
- a CDS encoding ROK family transcriptional regulator; the protein is MSGPSGPAQATPHTSSRSAVLDVIRAAGTISRVGLVRATGFTGATISTVVRRLIDDGLVVETGRAESTGGKPRVLLQLNQSSRYAVGVHLDQAGITYVLTNLGGSVVARMSRAGVGAEDPPVVVERMAREVDALIDGVGVERGRVLGLGLVSPGPLTPTSGMRLTPPAMRPWEDYPLDRALEKATGLPVVLDNDATAAALGEHWSGVVGGTSTFAALYMGTGIGAGLLINGLAYRGASGNAGEIGHICLDVEGPECWCGARGCTEVMAGPASVVAAARADAHLARVTGLTGENGAKGARPSVVAEFAAVARAARGGEPAARALLERSARYLAVAARTLANVMDLELLVLTGPSLAIAGATYLPVVQEELDRSFFSRATHSVAVRLSTSAATAPAIGAATMVLQTELVPLRQGLRLPDNLSDAEPGRARAAGTAGT